From Macaca mulatta isolate MMU2019108-1 chromosome 1, T2T-MMU8v2.0, whole genome shotgun sequence, the proteins below share one genomic window:
- the MNDA gene encoding myeloid cell nuclear differentiation antigen yields the protein MANEYKKILLLKGFELMDEYHFIIIKSLLAYDLGLTTKMQEEYNRIKISDLMEKKFQGVACVDKLIELAKDMPPLKNLVNNLRKERSKVARKMKAQGVVLMKKINQEEVGLVAPAPTARNTLTSEVGERIPVAQKRKTLNKGKTEAKRIKVPQEQSEPPRPSGASTSAATDHPPLPHTSSSTPSNTSFAQNQQTQAQCQVDTRRNVPQKDPVTVMVLKATAPFKYESPEHGKSTMFHATVASKTQYFHVKVFDISLKEKFIRKKVITISDYSECKGVMEIKEASSVSDFDQNFEVPNRIIEIANKTPKISQLYKQASGTMVYGLFMVQKKSIHKKNTIYEIKDNTGSMDVVGNGKWHNIKCEKGDKLRLFCFQLRTVNRKLKLVCGSHSFIKVIKAKKNKEGSMNVN from the exons ATGGCGAATGAATACAAGAAAATTCTTTTGCTGAAAGGATTCGAGCTCATGGATGAGtatcattttataataattaagtCCTTACTGGCCTATGATTTAGGACTAACTACAAAAATGCAAGAGGAATACAACAGAATTAAGATTTCAGATTTGATGGAAAAAAAGTTCCAAGGTGTTGCCTGTGTAGACAAACTAATAGAACTGGCCAAAGACATGCCACCACTTAAAAACCTTGTCAACAATCTTCGAAAAGAGAGGTCAAAAG ttgctaggaaaatgaaagcacaaggAGTAGttctaatgaaaaaaataaaccaggaagaagtgggtCTTGTGGCACCTGCACCCACCGCAAGAAACACACTGACATCTGAAGTAGGAGAGAGGATTCCTGTAGCTCAG aaaagaaaaactctgaaCAAAGGAAAGACTGAAGCCAAAAGGATTAAGGTGCCCCAGGAGCAGAGTGAGCCCCCACGTCCCTCAGGAGCCAGCACATCTGCAGCCACGGATCATCCCCCATTACCCCATACCTCATCATCAACTCCATCCAATACTTCATTTGCTCAG AATCAGCAAACCCAGGCCCAATGTCAGGTGGATACGAGAAGAAATGTTCCCCAAAAGGACCCAGTGACAGTGATGGTACTGAAAGCAACAGCACCATTTAAATATGAGTCCCCAGAACATGGGAAAAGCACAATGTTTCATGCTACAGTGGCCAGTAAGACTCAGTATTTCCATGTGAAAGTCTTCGACATCAGCTTGAAAGAGAAATTCATAAGGAAGAAGGTCATTACCATATCTGATTACTCTGAATGTAAAGGAGTAATGGAAATAAAGGAAGCATCATCTGTGTCTGACTTTGATCAAAACTTTGAGGTCCCAAACAGAATTATCGAAATAGCAAATAAAACTCCCAAGATCAGTCAACTTTACAAGCAAGCATCTGGAACAATGGTGTATGGGTTGTTTATGGTACAAAAG AAAAGCATACACAAGAAGAACACAATCtatgaaataaaagataatacAGGATCCATGGATGTAGTGGGGAATGGAAAATGGCACAATATCAAGTGTGAGAAAGGAGATAAACTTCGACTCTTCTGCTTTCAACTGAGAACAGTTAACCGCAAGCTGAAACTGGTGTGCGGAAGTCACAGCTTCATCAAG GTCATCAAGGCcaagaaaaacaaggaaggaTCAATGAATGTTAATTGA